Proteins encoded within one genomic window of Anastrepha ludens isolate Willacy chromosome 4, idAnaLude1.1, whole genome shotgun sequence:
- the LOC128860381 gene encoding kelch-like protein diablo isoform X1, producing MGDPMLPGAAGSAGASTGAIDRPPSPARLSHTSEKHPKVTLSELNMLRRHRELCDVVLNVGGRKIFAHRVILSACSPYFRAMFTGELEESRQTEVTIRDIDENAMELLIDFCYTAHIIVEESNVQTLLPAACLLQLVEIQDICCEFLKRQLDPTNCLGIRAFADTHSCRELLRIADKFTQHNFQEVMESEEFLLLPVGQLVDIICSDELNVRSEEQVFNAVMSWLKYNVADRRQHLAQVLQHVRLPLLSPKFLVGTVGSDLLVRSDEACRDLVDEAKNYLLLPQERPLMQGPRTRPRKPTRRGEVLFAVGGWCSGDAIASVERFDPQTNDWKMVAPMSKRRCGVGVAVLNDLLYAVGGHDGQSYLNSIERYDPQTNQWSCDVAPTTSCRTSVGVAVLDGFLYAVGGQDGVQCLNHVERYDPKENKWSKVAPMTTRRLGVAVAVLSGYLYAIGGSDGQCPLNTVERYDPRQNKWCAVNPMSTRRKHLGCAVFNNYIYAVGGRDDCMELSSAERYNPHTNTWSPIVAMTSRRSGVGLAVVNGQLYAVGGFDGSAYLKTIEVYDPETNQWRLCGCMNYRRLGGGVGVMRAPQTENYMWIRKDSVV from the exons ATGGGCGATCCAATGCTTCCAGGCGCAGCAGGAAGTGCGGGCGCCTCCACTGGCGCCATTGATCGGCCACCATCACCGGCACGACTGTCGCACACCTCGGAGAAGCACCCCAAAGTTACATTATCCGAGTTGAATATGCTCCGACGCCATCGCGAACTTTGCGATGTTGTACTCAATGTTGGAGGTCGTAAAATATTTGCCCATCGTGTTATACTTTCCGCATGCAGTCCATACTTTCGCGCCATGTTTACCGGTGAATTGGAGGAATCACGACAAACTGAAGTGACTATACGCGATATTGATGAAAACGCCATGGAGCTACTCATTGATTTTTGTTACACTGCTCATATCATTGTTGAAGAATCCAATGTACAGACATTGTTACCGGCCGCTTGTTTGCTGCAGTTGGTCGAAATTCAGGACATTTGCTGTGAATTCCTCAAGCGCCAATTGGATCCAACAAATTGCTTAGGCATACGCGCTTTTGCCGATACGCATTCATGTCGTGAACTTTTACGAATTGCCGACAAATTCACACAACACAACTTCCAAGAGGTAATGGAGAGCGAAGAGTTTTTGCTGCTACCAGTCGGACAACTTGTGGATATCATTTGCAGTGATGAATTGAATGTTCGTTCAGAGGAGCAGGTTTTCAATGCTGTCATGTCTTGGCTGAAATACAATGTTGCTGATCGGCGTCAACATTTGGCACAG GTACTGCAACATGTGCGCTTACCGCTATTGTCACCGAAATTTCTGGTCGGTACTGTTGGATCGGATTTATTGGTGCGCTCAGATGAAGCTTGTCGTGACCTCGTTGATGAAGCAAAGAACTATTTGCTCTTGCCACAAGAACGTCCACTAATGCAGGGCCCTCGTACGCGCCCACGTAAACCTACCCGTCGTGGTGAAGTGTTGTTCGCTGTAGGGGGTTGGTGTTCAGGTGATGCCATTGCCTCCGTTGAACGATTTGATCCACAAACGAATGATTGGAAAATGGTTGCACCCATGAGTAAACGACGCTGTGGCGTCGGTGTTGCTGTACTCAATGATCTGTTGTATGCTGTTGGAGGACATGATGGGCAAAGTTATTTGAATAGCATTGAGCGTTATGATCCGCAAACCAATCAGTGGTCTTGTGATGTGGCGCCAACCACTTCCTGTCGCACCAGTGTTGGCGTAGCGGTGCTTGATGGGTTTCTATATGCTGTTGGCGGGCAGGATGGTGTGCAGTGTTTGAATCATGTTGAACGCTACGATCCTAAGGAAAATAAATGGTCTAAG gtTGCACCAATGACTACGCGCCGTTTGGGTGTGGCTGTAGCCGTACTGAGCGGTTATCTCTATGCAATTGGAGGCTCTGACGGTCAATGCCCACTGAATACCGTTGAACGTTATGACCCAAG GCAAAATAAATGGTGTGCCGTCAATCCAATGTCTACACGTCGTAAACACCTGGGCTGTGCTGTTTTCAATAACTACATTTATGCTGTCGGTGGGCGTGATGATTGCATGGAGTTATCTTCAGCTGAGCGCTATAACCCGCATACAAATACATGGAGCCCCATCGTAGCGATGACCTCGCGTCGCAGCGGT gtTGGATTGGCTGTTGTAAATGGGCAACTATATGCCGTTGGTGGTTTTGATGGCTCGGCTTACTTAAAAACAATTGAAGTTTATGATCCCGAAACAAACCAGTGGCGTTTGTGTGGCTGTATGAATTACAGACGTTTAGGTGGTGGCGTAGGTGTAATGAGAGCACCGCAGACTGAAAACTATATGTG GATACGTAAAGATTCCGTTGTTTGA
- the LOC128860381 gene encoding kelch-like protein diablo isoform X2 translates to MGDPMLPGAAGSAGASTGAIDRPPSPARLSHTSEKHPKVTLSELNMLRRHRELCDVVLNVGGRKIFAHRVILSACSPYFRAMFTGELEESRQTEVTIRDIDENAMELLIDFCYTAHIIVEESNVQTLLPAACLLQLVEIQDICCEFLKRQLDPTNCLGIRAFADTHSCRELLRIADKFTQHNFQEVMESEEFLLLPVGQLVDIICSDELNVRSEEQVFNAVMSWLKYNVADRRQHLAQVLQHVRLPLLSPKFLVGTVGSDLLVRSDEACRDLVDEAKNYLLLPQERPLMQGPRTRPRKPTRRGEVLFAVGGWCSGDAIASVERFDPQTNDWKMVAPMSKRRCGVGVAVLNDLLYAVGGHDGQSYLNSIERYDPQTNQWSCDVAPTTSCRTSVGVAVLDGFLYAVGGQDGVQCLNHVERYDPKENKWSKVAPMTTRRLGVAVAVLSGYLYAIGGSDGQCPLNTVERYDPRQNKWCAVNPMSTRRKHLGCAVFNNYIYAVGGRDDCMELSSAERYNPHTNTWSPIVAMTSRRSGVGLAVVNGQLYAVGGFDGSAYLKTIEVYDPETNQWRLCGCMNYRRLGGGVGVMRAPQTENYMW, encoded by the exons ATGGGCGATCCAATGCTTCCAGGCGCAGCAGGAAGTGCGGGCGCCTCCACTGGCGCCATTGATCGGCCACCATCACCGGCACGACTGTCGCACACCTCGGAGAAGCACCCCAAAGTTACATTATCCGAGTTGAATATGCTCCGACGCCATCGCGAACTTTGCGATGTTGTACTCAATGTTGGAGGTCGTAAAATATTTGCCCATCGTGTTATACTTTCCGCATGCAGTCCATACTTTCGCGCCATGTTTACCGGTGAATTGGAGGAATCACGACAAACTGAAGTGACTATACGCGATATTGATGAAAACGCCATGGAGCTACTCATTGATTTTTGTTACACTGCTCATATCATTGTTGAAGAATCCAATGTACAGACATTGTTACCGGCCGCTTGTTTGCTGCAGTTGGTCGAAATTCAGGACATTTGCTGTGAATTCCTCAAGCGCCAATTGGATCCAACAAATTGCTTAGGCATACGCGCTTTTGCCGATACGCATTCATGTCGTGAACTTTTACGAATTGCCGACAAATTCACACAACACAACTTCCAAGAGGTAATGGAGAGCGAAGAGTTTTTGCTGCTACCAGTCGGACAACTTGTGGATATCATTTGCAGTGATGAATTGAATGTTCGTTCAGAGGAGCAGGTTTTCAATGCTGTCATGTCTTGGCTGAAATACAATGTTGCTGATCGGCGTCAACATTTGGCACAG GTACTGCAACATGTGCGCTTACCGCTATTGTCACCGAAATTTCTGGTCGGTACTGTTGGATCGGATTTATTGGTGCGCTCAGATGAAGCTTGTCGTGACCTCGTTGATGAAGCAAAGAACTATTTGCTCTTGCCACAAGAACGTCCACTAATGCAGGGCCCTCGTACGCGCCCACGTAAACCTACCCGTCGTGGTGAAGTGTTGTTCGCTGTAGGGGGTTGGTGTTCAGGTGATGCCATTGCCTCCGTTGAACGATTTGATCCACAAACGAATGATTGGAAAATGGTTGCACCCATGAGTAAACGACGCTGTGGCGTCGGTGTTGCTGTACTCAATGATCTGTTGTATGCTGTTGGAGGACATGATGGGCAAAGTTATTTGAATAGCATTGAGCGTTATGATCCGCAAACCAATCAGTGGTCTTGTGATGTGGCGCCAACCACTTCCTGTCGCACCAGTGTTGGCGTAGCGGTGCTTGATGGGTTTCTATATGCTGTTGGCGGGCAGGATGGTGTGCAGTGTTTGAATCATGTTGAACGCTACGATCCTAAGGAAAATAAATGGTCTAAG gtTGCACCAATGACTACGCGCCGTTTGGGTGTGGCTGTAGCCGTACTGAGCGGTTATCTCTATGCAATTGGAGGCTCTGACGGTCAATGCCCACTGAATACCGTTGAACGTTATGACCCAAG GCAAAATAAATGGTGTGCCGTCAATCCAATGTCTACACGTCGTAAACACCTGGGCTGTGCTGTTTTCAATAACTACATTTATGCTGTCGGTGGGCGTGATGATTGCATGGAGTTATCTTCAGCTGAGCGCTATAACCCGCATACAAATACATGGAGCCCCATCGTAGCGATGACCTCGCGTCGCAGCGGT gtTGGATTGGCTGTTGTAAATGGGCAACTATATGCCGTTGGTGGTTTTGATGGCTCGGCTTACTTAAAAACAATTGAAGTTTATGATCCCGAAACAAACCAGTGGCGTTTGTGTGGCTGTATGAATTACAGACGTTTAGGTGGTGGCGTAGGTGTAATGAGAGCACCGCAGACTGAAAACTATATGTGGTAA